A genomic stretch from Oncorhynchus tshawytscha isolate Ot180627B linkage group LG07, Otsh_v2.0, whole genome shotgun sequence includes:
- the LOC112254368 gene encoding uncharacterized protein LOC112254368 isoform X1, translating to MNEGPVDNQGSGRGPGEEDMEINGEVLKPTNDLLIEREERTEVGDNGLERTSQVLSPLEALAPSDSLDIQDHATSVPVMTGHGQTEKIPGGVAEEQPVDWFEPLEDDNYEDDTQGWNLGLAMGERRVNGKGDAEEESVAGSERSGSVAGLEKKINSNNLFSVYRRKKRVTVEEGWEDWPALGKGWKRKAVVRRSGSSVGQSDVYYMSPSNERVRSRVELSKVLADTLDMTMFDYKAGVFRGAGQPKPLRARKTNIQKDPPPLVDCGFSSESSLKDRGDRADSPDSHHRLTPLSHSSMVTPSKDLQHTTPPRPNSSLAKISSASVAHDVEDVKQNATKLPLSPASSLSVSINGKAGSEPFFGICAICGNSYTGSEYERQMKSPCCTICRANNPTIAKIQLHQRFRKWIPCGHCRACLTTEDCGSCANCKKTLNPDTRKLVRCRKRKCKCPILKYKPDGPQMLDPYPMTNFQIDSRELQNSTSQFSDPEDFSVNVDIEDDDEEFDGDDADYEAWVRKRKRRSCGKCEACNSRTDCGTCDFCIDKPKFGGSNKKRQKCRLRQCQRQAMRHLLPFQLGQTDFGSQEGWVQLGRPRPHFTYSRKTTSKKRKTPHLQVNMEFTDDDDDEPLQQEEDYRYMETAHWRPMLPSKRRDENFRNHIPTVQAHKETVEIVKNNSLLEHVPDILNLISSPAYCTLFKPADPAVKYVGPPVESTSSAAPDRQSGMNGGRPSVDMDVETPSVEPEVEEVTPMITQIFSLADSAGTSGIDQEHELLKLLKSIHSSALPTLWFAIMVEGPTLQLLQCSKLSHMVDTTVQIDPSFYYQICVQGQPLLLTHPLYEVHPSCLTSVPQVANLLLDLEKYNVCQGVPTKEQPFSQAPIIIERASTCDFLVLKETEHCVRCKALSCSY from the exons ATGAATGAAGGACCGGTGGATAACCAAGGTTCCGGCAGAGGGCCAGGGGAGGAAGACATGGAGATAAACGGAGAGGTACTAAAACCTACAAATGATCTACTtatagaaagggaggagaggactgaggttGGGGACAATGGGCTGGAGAGGACCTCTCAGGTCCTATCGCCACTGGAGGCCCTGGCTCCCTCGGACAGCCTTGACATTCAGGACCATGCCACCTCTGTTCCTGTGATGACAGGCCATGGGCAGACAGAGAAGATCCCAGGGGGAGTTGCGGAGGAACAACCTGTAGACTGGTTTGAGCCCCTGGAGGATGACAATTATGAAGATGACACACAGGGTTGGAACTTGGGCCTTGCGATGGGGGAGCGACGCGTCAATGGCAAAGGGGATGCCGAAGAGGAGAGTGTTGCAGGGAGCGAAAGGAGCGGTAGCGTGGCAGGCCTTGAGAAGAAAATCAACAGCAACAACCT GTTTTCTGTTTATAGACGGAAGAAAAGAGTAACAGTTGAAGAGGGCTGGGAGGACTGGCCGGCACTTGGAAAGGGGTGGAAGCGCAAAGCGGTTGTTCGTCGTTCAGGTTCTAGTGTTGGCCAGAGTGACGTTTATTACATGAG TCCGAGTAATGAGCGTGTGAGAAGTAGGGTTGAGCTTTCCAAAGTCCTGGCAGATACTCTGGACATGACAATGTTTGATTACAAAGCAGGGGTGTTCAGGGGTGCTGGACAACCCAAGCCCTTGCGTGCGAGAAAGAcg AACATACAGAAGGATCCTCCTCCCTTAGTGGACTGTGGATTTTCCTCAGAGTCCAGCTTGAAGGACAGAGGGGACCGGGCAGACAGTCCTGACTCCCATCACAGACTGACCCCTCTGAGTCACAGCTCTATGGTTACGCCAAGCAAAGATCTCCAACATACCACTCCCCCAAGACCGAACTCGTCTCTCGCAAAGATTAGTTCAGCTTCTGTCGCTCATGATGTGGAAGATGTGAAGCAAAATGCAACTAAACTGCCCTTGAGCCCTGCATCATCACTTTCAGTCTCCATCAATGGGAAGGCTGGTTCAGAGCCCTTCTTTGG CATCTGTGCCATTTGTGGTAATTCATATACAGGCTCAGAGTATGAAAGGCAGATGAAGAGTCCCTGTTGCACCATATGCAGGG CCAACAATCCAACTATAGCCAAGATTCAACTTCATCAAAGATTCAGAAAG TGGATTCCTTGTGGTCACTGTAGGGCTTGCCTTACCACAGAAGATTGTGGGAGTTGTGCGAACTGCAAAAAAACACTGAACCCTGACACCAGAAAACTTGTCCGCTGTCGGAAACGTAAATGCAAATGTCCTATCCTCAAG TATAAACCCGATGGTCCCCAAATGTTGGATCCCTATCCCATGACGAATTTTCAG ATTGACAGCAGAGAATTGCAG AACTCCACTTCTCAATTCAGTGACCCTGAGGACTTCTCTGTGAATGTCGATATAGAAGATGACGATGAAGAGTTTGATGGTGATGATGCTGACTATGAG GCTTGGGTGAGGAAACGTAAGCGGCGCTCCTGTGGGAAGTGTGAAGCCTGTAATAGTAGGACAGACTGTGGCACTTGTGATTTCTGCATAGACAAACCCAAGTTTGGAGGCAGCAATAAGAAGAGACAGAAGTGTCGTCTACGGCAGTgccagagacaggccatg AGACACTTGTTGCCCTTTCAGTTGGGCCAGACTGATTTTGGGTCCCAAGAGGGGTGGGTGCAGCTTGGCAGGCCTAGGCCTCACTTTACATACAGTCGCAAGACAACctcaaagaaaagaaaaacaccgCATCTGCAAGTGAACATGGAGTTcactgatgatgatgacgacgagCCACTGCAGCAAGAAGAGGATTATCGCTACATGGAAACA GCACATTGGCGCCCTATGCTTCCCAGCAAACGCCGGGATGAGAATTTCAGAAACCACATACCGACAGTCCAG GCTCACAAAGAGACTGTGGAAATTGTCAAAAATAATTCACTTCTGGAGCATGTCCCAGATATCCTCAACCTTATAAGTTCTCCAGCA TATTGCACACTGTTCAAACCGGCAGACCCCGCGGTGAAATATGTTGGACCCCCAGTTGAGAGTACATCCtcagcagctccggacagacagaGTGGAATGAATGGAGGAAGGCCAAGTGTGGACATGGATGTGGAAACGCCGTCTGTGGAGCCAGAAGTGGAGGAGGTCACACCTATG ATCACTCAGATCTTCAGTCTTGCTGACAGTGCAGGAACAAGTGGGATCGACCAAGAACATGAGCTGTTAAAGCTACTGAAGTCCATTCACAGCTCTGCACTCCCCACACTCTGGTTTGCCATAATGGTGGAGGGCCCGACACTACAGCTACTGCAGTGCTCTAAGCTCTCCCACATGGTGGACACAACCGTGCAGATTGACCCGAGCTTCTACTATCAGATCTGTGTACAGGGCCAGCCGCTGCTCCTCACCCACCCGCTGTATGAAGTTCACCCATCCTGCTTGACATCTGTGCCCCAGGTGGCAAACCTGCTCCTGGATCTAGAGAAGTACAATGTGTGCCAGGGGGTCCCGACCAAGGAACAGCCATTCAGCCAGGCTCCAATTATCATTGAGCGGGCATCAACCTGTGACTTTCTGGTACTTAAAGAAACCGAGCACTGTGTGAGGTGTAAGGCCTTATCCTGCAGCTATTAA
- the LOC112254368 gene encoding uncharacterized protein LOC112254368 isoform X2: MNEGPVDNQGSGRGPGEEDMEINGEVLKPTNDLLIEREERTEVGDNGLERTSQVLSPLEALAPSDSLDIQDHATSVPVMTGHGQTEKIPGGVAEEQPVDWFEPLEDDNYEDDTQGWNLGLAMGERRVNGKGDAEEESVAGSERSGSVAGLEKKINSNNLFSVYRRKKRVTVEEGWEDWPALGKGWKRKAVVRRSGSSVGQSDVYYMSPSNERVRSRVELSKVLADTLDMTMFDYKAGVFRGAGQPKPLRARKTNIQKDPPPLVDCGFSSESSLKDRGDRADSPDSHHRLTPLSHSSMVTPSKDLQHTTPPRPNSSLAKISSASVAHDVEDVKQNATKLPLSPASSLSVSINGKAGSEPFFGICAICGNSYTGSEYERQMKSPCCTICRANNPTIAKIQLHQRFRKWIPCGHCRACLTTEDCGSCANCKKTLNPDTRKLVRCRKRKCKCPILKYKPDGPQMLDPYPMTNFQIDSRELQNSTSQFSDPEDFSVNVDIEDDDEEFDGDDADYEAWVRKRKRRSCGKCEACNSRTDCGTCDFCIDKPKFGGSNKKRQKCRLRQCQRQAMLGQTDFGSQEGWVQLGRPRPHFTYSRKTTSKKRKTPHLQVNMEFTDDDDDEPLQQEEDYRYMETAHWRPMLPSKRRDENFRNHIPTVQAHKETVEIVKNNSLLEHVPDILNLISSPAYCTLFKPADPAVKYVGPPVESTSSAAPDRQSGMNGGRPSVDMDVETPSVEPEVEEVTPMITQIFSLADSAGTSGIDQEHELLKLLKSIHSSALPTLWFAIMVEGPTLQLLQCSKLSHMVDTTVQIDPSFYYQICVQGQPLLLTHPLYEVHPSCLTSVPQVANLLLDLEKYNVCQGVPTKEQPFSQAPIIIERASTCDFLVLKETEHCVRCKALSCSY; this comes from the exons ATGAATGAAGGACCGGTGGATAACCAAGGTTCCGGCAGAGGGCCAGGGGAGGAAGACATGGAGATAAACGGAGAGGTACTAAAACCTACAAATGATCTACTtatagaaagggaggagaggactgaggttGGGGACAATGGGCTGGAGAGGACCTCTCAGGTCCTATCGCCACTGGAGGCCCTGGCTCCCTCGGACAGCCTTGACATTCAGGACCATGCCACCTCTGTTCCTGTGATGACAGGCCATGGGCAGACAGAGAAGATCCCAGGGGGAGTTGCGGAGGAACAACCTGTAGACTGGTTTGAGCCCCTGGAGGATGACAATTATGAAGATGACACACAGGGTTGGAACTTGGGCCTTGCGATGGGGGAGCGACGCGTCAATGGCAAAGGGGATGCCGAAGAGGAGAGTGTTGCAGGGAGCGAAAGGAGCGGTAGCGTGGCAGGCCTTGAGAAGAAAATCAACAGCAACAACCT GTTTTCTGTTTATAGACGGAAGAAAAGAGTAACAGTTGAAGAGGGCTGGGAGGACTGGCCGGCACTTGGAAAGGGGTGGAAGCGCAAAGCGGTTGTTCGTCGTTCAGGTTCTAGTGTTGGCCAGAGTGACGTTTATTACATGAG TCCGAGTAATGAGCGTGTGAGAAGTAGGGTTGAGCTTTCCAAAGTCCTGGCAGATACTCTGGACATGACAATGTTTGATTACAAAGCAGGGGTGTTCAGGGGTGCTGGACAACCCAAGCCCTTGCGTGCGAGAAAGAcg AACATACAGAAGGATCCTCCTCCCTTAGTGGACTGTGGATTTTCCTCAGAGTCCAGCTTGAAGGACAGAGGGGACCGGGCAGACAGTCCTGACTCCCATCACAGACTGACCCCTCTGAGTCACAGCTCTATGGTTACGCCAAGCAAAGATCTCCAACATACCACTCCCCCAAGACCGAACTCGTCTCTCGCAAAGATTAGTTCAGCTTCTGTCGCTCATGATGTGGAAGATGTGAAGCAAAATGCAACTAAACTGCCCTTGAGCCCTGCATCATCACTTTCAGTCTCCATCAATGGGAAGGCTGGTTCAGAGCCCTTCTTTGG CATCTGTGCCATTTGTGGTAATTCATATACAGGCTCAGAGTATGAAAGGCAGATGAAGAGTCCCTGTTGCACCATATGCAGGG CCAACAATCCAACTATAGCCAAGATTCAACTTCATCAAAGATTCAGAAAG TGGATTCCTTGTGGTCACTGTAGGGCTTGCCTTACCACAGAAGATTGTGGGAGTTGTGCGAACTGCAAAAAAACACTGAACCCTGACACCAGAAAACTTGTCCGCTGTCGGAAACGTAAATGCAAATGTCCTATCCTCAAG TATAAACCCGATGGTCCCCAAATGTTGGATCCCTATCCCATGACGAATTTTCAG ATTGACAGCAGAGAATTGCAG AACTCCACTTCTCAATTCAGTGACCCTGAGGACTTCTCTGTGAATGTCGATATAGAAGATGACGATGAAGAGTTTGATGGTGATGATGCTGACTATGAG GCTTGGGTGAGGAAACGTAAGCGGCGCTCCTGTGGGAAGTGTGAAGCCTGTAATAGTAGGACAGACTGTGGCACTTGTGATTTCTGCATAGACAAACCCAAGTTTGGAGGCAGCAATAAGAAGAGACAGAAGTGTCGTCTACGGCAGTgccagagacaggccatg TTGGGCCAGACTGATTTTGGGTCCCAAGAGGGGTGGGTGCAGCTTGGCAGGCCTAGGCCTCACTTTACATACAGTCGCAAGACAACctcaaagaaaagaaaaacaccgCATCTGCAAGTGAACATGGAGTTcactgatgatgatgacgacgagCCACTGCAGCAAGAAGAGGATTATCGCTACATGGAAACA GCACATTGGCGCCCTATGCTTCCCAGCAAACGCCGGGATGAGAATTTCAGAAACCACATACCGACAGTCCAG GCTCACAAAGAGACTGTGGAAATTGTCAAAAATAATTCACTTCTGGAGCATGTCCCAGATATCCTCAACCTTATAAGTTCTCCAGCA TATTGCACACTGTTCAAACCGGCAGACCCCGCGGTGAAATATGTTGGACCCCCAGTTGAGAGTACATCCtcagcagctccggacagacagaGTGGAATGAATGGAGGAAGGCCAAGTGTGGACATGGATGTGGAAACGCCGTCTGTGGAGCCAGAAGTGGAGGAGGTCACACCTATG ATCACTCAGATCTTCAGTCTTGCTGACAGTGCAGGAACAAGTGGGATCGACCAAGAACATGAGCTGTTAAAGCTACTGAAGTCCATTCACAGCTCTGCACTCCCCACACTCTGGTTTGCCATAATGGTGGAGGGCCCGACACTACAGCTACTGCAGTGCTCTAAGCTCTCCCACATGGTGGACACAACCGTGCAGATTGACCCGAGCTTCTACTATCAGATCTGTGTACAGGGCCAGCCGCTGCTCCTCACCCACCCGCTGTATGAAGTTCACCCATCCTGCTTGACATCTGTGCCCCAGGTGGCAAACCTGCTCCTGGATCTAGAGAAGTACAATGTGTGCCAGGGGGTCCCGACCAAGGAACAGCCATTCAGCCAGGCTCCAATTATCATTGAGCGGGCATCAACCTGTGACTTTCTGGTACTTAAAGAAACCGAGCACTGTGTGAGGTGTAAGGCCTTATCCTGCAGCTATTAA
- the LOC112254368 gene encoding uncharacterized protein LOC112254368 isoform X3: protein MNEGPVDNQGSGRGPGEEDMEINGEVLKPTNDLLIEREERTEVGDNGLERTSQVLSPLEALAPSDSLDIQDHATSVPVMTGHGQTEKIPGGVAEEQPVDWFEPLEDDNYEDDTQGWNLGLAMGERRVNGKGDAEEESVAGSERSGSVAGLEKKINSNNLFSVYRRKKRVTVEEGWEDWPALGKGWKRKAVVRRSGSSVGQSDVYYMSPSNERVRSRVELSKVLADTLDMTMFDYKAGVFRGAGQPKPLRARKTNIQKDPPPLVDCGFSSESSLKDRGDRADSPDSHHRLTPLSHSSMVTPSKDLQHTTPPRPNSSLAKISSASVAHDVEDVKQNATKLPLSPASSLSVSINGKAGSEPFFGICAICGNSYTGSEYERQMKSPCCTICRANNPTIAKIQLHQRFRKWIPCGHCRACLTTEDCGSCANCKKTLNPDTRKLVRCRKRKCKCPILKYKPDGPQMLDPYPMTNFQNSTSQFSDPEDFSVNVDIEDDDEEFDGDDADYEAWVRKRKRRSCGKCEACNSRTDCGTCDFCIDKPKFGGSNKKRQKCRLRQCQRQAMRHLLPFQLGQTDFGSQEGWVQLGRPRPHFTYSRKTTSKKRKTPHLQVNMEFTDDDDDEPLQQEEDYRYMETAHWRPMLPSKRRDENFRNHIPTVQAHKETVEIVKNNSLLEHVPDILNLISSPAYCTLFKPADPAVKYVGPPVESTSSAAPDRQSGMNGGRPSVDMDVETPSVEPEVEEVTPMITQIFSLADSAGTSGIDQEHELLKLLKSIHSSALPTLWFAIMVEGPTLQLLQCSKLSHMVDTTVQIDPSFYYQICVQGQPLLLTHPLYEVHPSCLTSVPQVANLLLDLEKYNVCQGVPTKEQPFSQAPIIIERASTCDFLVLKETEHCVRCKALSCSY, encoded by the exons ATGAATGAAGGACCGGTGGATAACCAAGGTTCCGGCAGAGGGCCAGGGGAGGAAGACATGGAGATAAACGGAGAGGTACTAAAACCTACAAATGATCTACTtatagaaagggaggagaggactgaggttGGGGACAATGGGCTGGAGAGGACCTCTCAGGTCCTATCGCCACTGGAGGCCCTGGCTCCCTCGGACAGCCTTGACATTCAGGACCATGCCACCTCTGTTCCTGTGATGACAGGCCATGGGCAGACAGAGAAGATCCCAGGGGGAGTTGCGGAGGAACAACCTGTAGACTGGTTTGAGCCCCTGGAGGATGACAATTATGAAGATGACACACAGGGTTGGAACTTGGGCCTTGCGATGGGGGAGCGACGCGTCAATGGCAAAGGGGATGCCGAAGAGGAGAGTGTTGCAGGGAGCGAAAGGAGCGGTAGCGTGGCAGGCCTTGAGAAGAAAATCAACAGCAACAACCT GTTTTCTGTTTATAGACGGAAGAAAAGAGTAACAGTTGAAGAGGGCTGGGAGGACTGGCCGGCACTTGGAAAGGGGTGGAAGCGCAAAGCGGTTGTTCGTCGTTCAGGTTCTAGTGTTGGCCAGAGTGACGTTTATTACATGAG TCCGAGTAATGAGCGTGTGAGAAGTAGGGTTGAGCTTTCCAAAGTCCTGGCAGATACTCTGGACATGACAATGTTTGATTACAAAGCAGGGGTGTTCAGGGGTGCTGGACAACCCAAGCCCTTGCGTGCGAGAAAGAcg AACATACAGAAGGATCCTCCTCCCTTAGTGGACTGTGGATTTTCCTCAGAGTCCAGCTTGAAGGACAGAGGGGACCGGGCAGACAGTCCTGACTCCCATCACAGACTGACCCCTCTGAGTCACAGCTCTATGGTTACGCCAAGCAAAGATCTCCAACATACCACTCCCCCAAGACCGAACTCGTCTCTCGCAAAGATTAGTTCAGCTTCTGTCGCTCATGATGTGGAAGATGTGAAGCAAAATGCAACTAAACTGCCCTTGAGCCCTGCATCATCACTTTCAGTCTCCATCAATGGGAAGGCTGGTTCAGAGCCCTTCTTTGG CATCTGTGCCATTTGTGGTAATTCATATACAGGCTCAGAGTATGAAAGGCAGATGAAGAGTCCCTGTTGCACCATATGCAGGG CCAACAATCCAACTATAGCCAAGATTCAACTTCATCAAAGATTCAGAAAG TGGATTCCTTGTGGTCACTGTAGGGCTTGCCTTACCACAGAAGATTGTGGGAGTTGTGCGAACTGCAAAAAAACACTGAACCCTGACACCAGAAAACTTGTCCGCTGTCGGAAACGTAAATGCAAATGTCCTATCCTCAAG TATAAACCCGATGGTCCCCAAATGTTGGATCCCTATCCCATGACGAATTTTCAG AACTCCACTTCTCAATTCAGTGACCCTGAGGACTTCTCTGTGAATGTCGATATAGAAGATGACGATGAAGAGTTTGATGGTGATGATGCTGACTATGAG GCTTGGGTGAGGAAACGTAAGCGGCGCTCCTGTGGGAAGTGTGAAGCCTGTAATAGTAGGACAGACTGTGGCACTTGTGATTTCTGCATAGACAAACCCAAGTTTGGAGGCAGCAATAAGAAGAGACAGAAGTGTCGTCTACGGCAGTgccagagacaggccatg AGACACTTGTTGCCCTTTCAGTTGGGCCAGACTGATTTTGGGTCCCAAGAGGGGTGGGTGCAGCTTGGCAGGCCTAGGCCTCACTTTACATACAGTCGCAAGACAACctcaaagaaaagaaaaacaccgCATCTGCAAGTGAACATGGAGTTcactgatgatgatgacgacgagCCACTGCAGCAAGAAGAGGATTATCGCTACATGGAAACA GCACATTGGCGCCCTATGCTTCCCAGCAAACGCCGGGATGAGAATTTCAGAAACCACATACCGACAGTCCAG GCTCACAAAGAGACTGTGGAAATTGTCAAAAATAATTCACTTCTGGAGCATGTCCCAGATATCCTCAACCTTATAAGTTCTCCAGCA TATTGCACACTGTTCAAACCGGCAGACCCCGCGGTGAAATATGTTGGACCCCCAGTTGAGAGTACATCCtcagcagctccggacagacagaGTGGAATGAATGGAGGAAGGCCAAGTGTGGACATGGATGTGGAAACGCCGTCTGTGGAGCCAGAAGTGGAGGAGGTCACACCTATG ATCACTCAGATCTTCAGTCTTGCTGACAGTGCAGGAACAAGTGGGATCGACCAAGAACATGAGCTGTTAAAGCTACTGAAGTCCATTCACAGCTCTGCACTCCCCACACTCTGGTTTGCCATAATGGTGGAGGGCCCGACACTACAGCTACTGCAGTGCTCTAAGCTCTCCCACATGGTGGACACAACCGTGCAGATTGACCCGAGCTTCTACTATCAGATCTGTGTACAGGGCCAGCCGCTGCTCCTCACCCACCCGCTGTATGAAGTTCACCCATCCTGCTTGACATCTGTGCCCCAGGTGGCAAACCTGCTCCTGGATCTAGAGAAGTACAATGTGTGCCAGGGGGTCCCGACCAAGGAACAGCCATTCAGCCAGGCTCCAATTATCATTGAGCGGGCATCAACCTGTGACTTTCTGGTACTTAAAGAAACCGAGCACTGTGTGAGGTGTAAGGCCTTATCCTGCAGCTATTAA